The following proteins are encoded in a genomic region of Glycine max cultivar Williams 82 chromosome 18, Glycine_max_v4.0, whole genome shotgun sequence:
- the LOC100809461 gene encoding cytochrome P450 76T24, protein MDYHTTVLLLITFVSATIILIFIRRLFNQTSESEYAKLPPGPRPFPIIGNILELGTNPHIALTKFSKIYGPLMTFKLGRITTIVISSPQVAKEVLLENGQVLSSRTIPHSVHALDHHIYSTVWLPPSAQWRNLRRVCATKIFSPQLLDSTQILRQQKVKDLLDFVKERCKKGGVVDIGEVVFTTILNSISTTFFSMDLSDSTSEKSHEFMNIIRGIMEEIGRPNVADLFPILRPLDPQRVLARTTNYFKRLLKIIDEIIEERMPSRVSKSDHSKVCKDVLDSLLNDIEETGSLLSRNEMLHLFLDLLVAGVDTTSSTVEWIMAELLRNPDKLVKARKELSKAIGKDVTLEESQILKLPFLQAVVKETLRLHPPGPLLVPHKCDEMVNISGFNVPKNAQILVNVWAMGRDPTIWENPTIFMPERFLKCEIDFKGHDFKLIPFGAGKRICPGLPLAHRTMHLIVASLVHNFEWKLADGLIPEHMNMEEQYAITLKKVQPLRVQATPIKRD, encoded by the exons ATGGACTATCACACAACAGTTCTGCTACTGATTACCTTTGTGAGTGCAACCATTATTCTCATATTCATTCGGAGATTATTCAACCAAacctcagaatcagaatatgcAAAGCTTCCACCAGGGCCTCGTCCATTTCCTATCATAGGAAACATCTTGGAACTTGGCACAAATCCACACATAGCACTCACCAAATTCTCAAAGATTTATGGACCTCTTATGACTTTTAAACTTGGCAGAATAACCACCATAGTTATCTCCTCTCCTCAAGTAGCCAAAGAAGTACTACTTGAAAATGGTCAAGTCCTTTCTAGCAGAACAATTCCACATTCAGTCCATGCACTTGACCATCACATATACTCTACTGTGTGGCTGCCACCATCAGCTCAATGGAGGAACCTTAGGCGAGTTTGTGCAACAAAAATATTCTCTCCACAATTGCTTGACTCCACTCAAATCCTTCGCCAACAAAAGGTTAAAGATTTATTGGATTTTGTGAAAGAACGATGCAAGAAAGGTGGGGTTGTGGATATTGGAGAGGTTGTCTTTACAACAATCCTTAATTCCATTTCAACCACTTTCTTCTCTATGGATTTGTCTGATTCTACATCTGAAAAGTCTCATGAGTTCATGAACATTATTCGAGGCATAATGGAAGAAATTGGAAGGCCTAATGTTGCAGACTTGTTTCCCATTCTTCGTCCACTTGACCCTCAACGTGTCCTTGCTAGGACGACCAATTATTTTAAGAGGTTGCTTAAGATTATCGATGAAATTATTGAAGAAAGAATGCCTTCAAGAGTTTCAAAATCCGACCACTCCAAGGTGTGCAAGGATGTATTGGATTCACTTCTTAACGATATTGAAGAAACGGGTTCTCTTTTGAGTCGCAATGAGATGTTACATTTATTTCTG GATTTACTTGTTGCTGGGGTTGACACAACATCAAGCACGGTTGAATGGATTATGGCAGAGTTGCTACGCAACCCAGATAAATTGGTAAAAGCAAGGAAAGAGTTATCTAAAGCAATTGGAAAAGATGTAACACTTGAAGAATCACAAATCTTAAAGTTGCCATTCTTACAAGCAGTGGTAAAGGAAACTCTTCGCTTGCATCCACCAGGTCCACTTTTAGTACCCCATAAGTGTGATGAAATGGTAAACATATCTGGCTTCAATGTGCCTAAAAATGCACAAATCTTGGTCAATGTGTGGGCCATGGGACGAGATCCAACCATTTGGGAGAATCCAACAATTTTTATGCCCGAAAGATTTTTGAAATGTGAGATTGATTTTAAAGGTCACGATTTTAAGCTCATACCCTTTGGAGCTGGTAAAAGGATATGCCCAGGATTGCCATTAGCTCACAGGACAATGCATTTAATAGTAGCATCCCTTGTACACAACTTTGAATGGAAGCTAGCTGATGGGTTAATTCCAGAACACATGAACATGGAGGAGCAATATGCGATAACATTAAAGAAGGTTCAGCCTCTTCGAGTTCAAGCTACTCCAATCAAACgcgattaa
- the LOC106797192 gene encoding cytochrome P450 76T24, producing the protein MDYLTTLLLLISIVSRNEMLHLFMDLFVAGIDTTSSIVEWIVAELLRNPHKLAKVRTEIFEVIGKDGTLEEQHILKLPFLRAVVKEALRLHPPGPFLVPHKCDEIVSICGFKLPKNAQILVNVWAIGRDPTIWENPEMFMPERFLECEIDFKGHDFELIPFGTGKRICPGLPLAHRSMHLVVASLVHNFEWKLADGLVPENVNMEEQYGISIKRVQSLLVEAISIKHD; encoded by the exons ATGGACTACCTCACAACACTTCTGCTACTGATTAGCATAGTGAGTCGCAATGAGATGTTACACTTATTTATG GATTTATTTGTGGCCGGGATTGACACAACATCAAGCATTGTGGAGTGGATTGTGGCAGAACTATTACGCAACCCACATAAATTGGCAAAAGTAAGAACAGAGATATTTGAAGTGATTGGCAAAGATGGAACACTTGAAGAACAACACATCTTAAAGTTGCCATTTTTACGAGCAGTGGTGAAGGAAGCTCTTCGTTTGCACCCACCAGGTCCATTTTTAGTACCCCACAAGTGTGATGAAATTGTAAGCATATGTGGCTTCAAATTGCCTAAAAATGCACAAATCTTGGTCAATGTGTGGGCCATAGGAAGAGATCCAACCATTTGGGAGAATCCAGAAATGTTTATGCCTGAAAGATTTTTGGAGTGTGAGATTGATTTTAAAGGTCATGACTTTGAACTCATTCCTTTTGGGACAGGCAAAAGGATATGTCCTGGATTGCCATTAGCTCATAGGTCAATGCATTTAGTGGTGGCATCCCTTGTGCATAACTTTGAATGGAAGCTAGCTGACGGGTTAGTGCCAGAAAACGTGAACATGGAGGAGCAATATGGAATAAGCATAAAGAGGGTCCAATCCCTTCTAGTTGAAGCCATTTCAATCAAGCACGATTAG
- the LOC100810526 gene encoding cytochrome P450 76T24 has translation MDYQTILLFITFVNAIILIFIPKLFNHTPESTNLPPGPHPFSIIGNILEIATNPHKAATKLSRIYGPLMTLKIGSITTIVISSPQLAKQVLHENGPVFSSRTIPHSVHALDHHKYSIVFMHPSPKWRKLRRVCATKIFSPQALDSTQILRQQKVHKLLDFVEERCKKGEVLDIGEAIFTTTLNSISTTLFSMDLSNSTSEESQENKNIIRAMMEEAGRPNVADFFPILRPLDPQRSFARMSNYFKKMFKIIDGITEERMCSRLLETDSKVYKDVLDSLINIEETGYQLSHNEMLHLFLDLLVAGIDTTSNTVEWIMAELLRNPDKMEKARKELSQTIDKDAIIEESHILKLPFLQAVVKETLRLHPPAPFLVPHKCDEMVSISSFNVPKNAQVLVNVWAMGRDPAIWENPEMFMPERFLEREIDFKGHDFEFIPFGAGKRICPGLPFAHRTMHLMVASLVHNFEWKLADGLMPEHMNMKEQYGLTLKKAQPLLVQAIAITHI, from the exons ATGGATTACCAAACAATACTTCTATTTATTACCTTTGTGAATGCAATTATTCTCATCTTCATCCCTAAATTATTCAACCATACTCCAGAATCTACCAACCTTCCACCCGGGCCACACCCTTTTTCTATCATAGGAAACATCTTGGAAATTGCCACAAATCCACACAAAGCAGCCACCAAACTCTCTAGAATTTATGGACCTCTTATGACTTTGAAAATTGGTAGCATAACTACCATAGTAATCTCTTCTCCTCAATTAGCTAAACAAGTATTGCATGAAAATGGCCCAGTCTTTTCTAGCAGGACAATCCCACATTCAGTCCATGCACTTGACCATCACAAATATTCTATTGTGTTTATGCACCCATCACCCAAATGGAGGAAACTTAGAAGAGTTTGTGCAACAAAAATATTCTCCCCACAAGCACTTGACTCCACTCAAATCCTTCGCcaacaaaaggttcataaatTATTGGATTTTGTAGAAGAAAGATGCAAGAAAGGTGAGGTTTTGGATATTGGTGAGGCTATCTTTACAACAACCCTTAATTCCATTTCAACCACTTTGTTCTCTATGGATTTGTCTAATTCTACATCTGAAGAGTCTCAAGAGAACAAGAACATTATTCGGGCTATGATGGAGGAAGCTGGAAGGCCTAATGTTGCAGACTTCTTCCCCATTCTTCGTCCACTTGACCCTCAGCGATCTTTTGCAAGGATGAGCAATTATTTTAAGAAGATGTTTAAGATTATTGATGGAATTACTGAAGAAAGAATGTGTTCAAGACTTTTGGAAACTGACTCCAAGGTGTACAAGGATGTACTGGATTCACTTATCAACATTGAAGAAACCGGTTATCAACTGAGTCACAATGAGATGTTACATTTATTTCTG GATTTACTTGTTGCTGGGATTGACACAACATCAAACACAGTGGAATGGATTATGGCGGAGCTACTACGCAACCCAGATAAAATGGAAAAAGCAAGAAAAGAGTTATCTCAAACAATTGACAAAGATGCAATAATTGAAGAATCACACATCTTAAAGTTGCCATTTTTACAAGCAGTGGTGAAGGAAACTCTTCGCTTGCATCCTCCTGCTCCATTTTTAGTACCCCATAAGTGTGATGAAATGGTAAGCATATCTAGCTTCAATGTGCCTAAAAATGCACAAGTCTTGGTCAATGTGTGGGCTATGGGACGAGACCCAGCTATTTGGGAAAATCCAGAAATGTTTATGCCTGAAAGATTTTTGGAGCGTGAGATTGATTTTAAAGGTCATGATTTTGAATTCATACCTTTTGGGGCAGGTAAAAGGATATGCCCAGGATTACCGTTCGCTCACAGAACAATGCATTTAATGGTGGCATCTCTTGTGCATAACTTTGAATGGAAACTAGCTGATGGGTTAATGCCAGAACACATGAACATGAAGGAGCAATATGGGTTGACCTTAAAGAAGGCTCAACCACTTCTAGTTCAAGCGATTGCAATCACGcacatttaa